One window of Inquilinus sp. KBS0705 genomic DNA carries:
- a CDS encoding glycosyltransferase — MSHKQVFQADNPGRWNRFKWLSRILLIILIGGVVAAVITVTSTEYPLLPNLDPAPKKITREEMDQMKKSKRYQDFKIEKSVIEQLARARRQHQLKHPNNANRINAGFYRAWEPQAYNSLLQYMQHLDMVVTEGFSFTQHSDTLKTVLDTGLINLNKKYKKQILVTLSNYDNLKGGYDVEEVEHIFGNKKLRTAFIGSMVERLKHYNFQGINVDLDDVKDRNSKNYIAFQKELYATMHANGLLVTQNVVPEDEQYNIERLQHVNDFLFIMAIDQHSDGSNAGDISHQHWVEEILDEVCSKVPSEKIILTFAGGGYDWPENSVGSIAGYQQAISTAQQKNSKIIYDPLSANLHYNYLGTDGLNHVVYFTDAATNFNIIRMADDWATGGVALWRLGTEDPRLWTFFQENLSIDSLKKTGVDIKKLTTVGLNNKIDYAGEGGEVLDLITTPTTGKIDVSLDTASYTITNQKYIKLPTKYVIRRYGLKPGKVVLTFDDGPDPDFTPRILDILKKEKVPASFFVVGSMVEKNIPILRRIYDEGYEIGNHTFFHPDISTIGLERVNLELNSTRKLIESITGRSTILFRPPFNADAEPQTLAEVIPVAESRRQSYITIGESIDPWDWQPGVTADSIVARTIRQKDNGSMILLHDAGGDTREETVKALPAIIHYFKSHGYQFTTIADVLGKTKDDLMPEAKEENSSFWGKFYDVVVVGFFVGNRFLFYLFLTAIFLAIGRIILIGILASRQFSVNKKIERQAADSDLPAISIIVPAYNEEVTAIKTIQSLLKTEYGVFEIIFVDDGSKDRTYQVVAEAYGKHPLVTVLTKPNGGKASALNFGISHAKNEFVVCIDADTQLRTDAIYHMMTYFTDAEIGAVAGTVKVGNENNIITKWQSIEYITAQNMDRRAFDIINSITVVPGAIGAFRKSAIFQAGGFTYDTLAEDCDLTMRILKLGYVIKNCAEAVAYTEAPETINMLLKQRFRWSFGVIQSFWKNRDALFNKKYKFFGMVGMPNILIFQIILPLFSPLADLIMLLGLFGDKPEKMLTYYVAFVLIDFLVAIIAFRMEKEDYKKLVYIIPQRFIWRQLMYYILFKSIRKALKGELSSWGVLKRTGNVSLKKGELVGEEHEK; from the coding sequence ATGTCCCATAAACAGGTCTTTCAGGCTGACAACCCCGGCAGGTGGAACCGTTTTAAATGGCTTAGCCGCATACTTTTAATTATACTTATTGGTGGGGTAGTTGCTGCAGTAATTACAGTTACCTCTACCGAATATCCTCTACTTCCCAACCTTGACCCCGCGCCAAAAAAGATAACCAGGGAAGAGATGGATCAGATGAAAAAATCCAAACGTTACCAGGATTTTAAGATCGAAAAATCGGTGATAGAACAATTGGCAAGGGCACGCCGCCAGCATCAATTAAAACACCCAAATAACGCCAACCGTATTAATGCGGGCTTTTATCGTGCATGGGAGCCGCAGGCCTATAACTCGTTGCTGCAATACATGCAACACCTGGATATGGTGGTTACCGAAGGGTTTTCGTTTACCCAACATTCCGACACATTAAAAACGGTATTAGATACAGGCCTTATCAACCTCAACAAAAAATACAAAAAACAAATACTGGTTACGCTATCTAACTACGACAACCTTAAAGGTGGTTATGATGTTGAAGAGGTTGAACATATTTTTGGCAATAAAAAGCTACGCACCGCCTTTATTGGCAGCATGGTAGAAAGATTGAAGCATTACAATTTTCAGGGTATTAATGTAGACCTTGATGACGTAAAAGACCGTAACAGCAAAAACTACATCGCTTTTCAAAAAGAATTATACGCCACCATGCACGCCAATGGCCTATTGGTTACGCAAAATGTGGTACCCGAAGATGAGCAATATAACATTGAACGCCTGCAGCATGTTAATGACTTCTTGTTCATTATGGCTATTGACCAACACTCCGACGGCAGCAACGCAGGCGACATTTCGCACCAACATTGGGTAGAAGAGATATTGGATGAAGTTTGCTCAAAAGTGCCAAGCGAGAAGATCATACTAACCTTTGCAGGTGGAGGGTACGACTGGCCCGAAAACAGTGTTGGGTCTATCGCAGGTTATCAGCAAGCTATTAGTACTGCCCAACAGAAAAATTCTAAAATCATTTACGACCCTTTATCAGCCAACCTGCATTACAACTATTTGGGTACCGATGGCTTAAACCATGTTGTTTACTTCACCGATGCGGCAACCAATTTTAACATCATACGCATGGCTGATGATTGGGCAACGGGTGGTGTGGCACTGTGGCGACTGGGTACAGAAGACCCACGCCTTTGGACCTTCTTCCAGGAAAACCTTTCTATTGATTCTTTAAAAAAGACGGGCGTCGATATTAAAAAACTAACCACCGTTGGTTTAAATAATAAGATTGATTATGCAGGTGAAGGCGGTGAGGTCTTAGACCTGATAACTACCCCTACAACCGGCAAAATTGATGTATCGCTTGATACCGCGAGCTATACCATTACCAATCAAAAATATATAAAGCTGCCTACTAAATATGTTATACGCCGCTATGGCCTTAAACCTGGTAAGGTTGTTTTAACATTTGATGATGGCCCCGACCCCGACTTTACCCCACGTATACTTGATATTTTAAAAAAGGAGAAAGTTCCGGCTTCTTTCTTTGTGGTAGGATCGATGGTTGAAAAAAACATCCCTATTTTAAGAAGGATATATGACGAGGGTTACGAAATAGGTAACCACACGTTTTTCCACCCCGACATTTCGACCATTGGCTTGGAGCGTGTAAACCTTGAGCTAAATTCGACCCGTAAACTGATAGAATCTATCACCGGGCGAAGCACCATACTTTTCCGCCCGCCATTTAACGCGGATGCCGAGCCACAAACCTTAGCAGAGGTTATACCGGTTGCTGAAAGCCGCAGGCAAAGCTATATCACTATAGGCGAATCTATAGACCCATGGGACTGGCAACCCGGTGTAACGGCCGATAGTATTGTAGCCCGCACCATCAGGCAAAAAGACAACGGATCGATGATATTGCTGCACGATGCCGGTGGCGATACGCGCGAAGAAACGGTTAAAGCGTTGCCTGCCATTATTCATTATTTTAAAAGCCACGGTTACCAATTTACCACCATCGCCGATGTTTTAGGCAAAACGAAAGACGACCTGATGCCCGAAGCTAAAGAAGAAAACAGCAGTTTTTGGGGTAAGTTTTATGATGTTGTAGTTGTTGGTTTTTTTGTAGGTAACCGTTTCCTGTTCTACCTGTTTTTAACAGCCATATTTTTAGCCATAGGGCGTATAATTTTAATAGGCATTCTGGCATCAAGGCAGTTTAGTGTCAACAAAAAAATAGAGCGCCAAGCTGCAGATAGTGATTTACCTGCCATAAGTATAATTGTACCTGCCTATAACGAGGAAGTTACCGCCATAAAAACCATACAAAGCCTGTTAAAGACCGAATATGGTGTATTCGAGATCATATTTGTAGATGATGGAAGTAAAGACAGGACCTACCAGGTTGTGGCCGAAGCCTATGGCAAGCACCCGTTGGTTACTGTTTTAACCAAACCAAACGGTGGCAAGGCATCAGCGTTAAACTTTGGGATATCGCACGCTAAAAACGAATTTGTGGTTTGTATTGACGCCGATACGCAACTGCGTACCGATGCCATATACCACATGATGACCTACTTTACCGATGCTGAAATTGGTGCAGTTGCCGGAACGGTTAAAGTGGGTAACGAAAACAACATTATTACCAAATGGCAATCAATTGAGTACATCACCGCTCAAAATATGGACCGCCGGGCGTTTGATATTATCAATAGTATTACCGTTGTACCCGGTGCTATTGGTGCATTCCGTAAGTCGGCTATATTCCAGGCAGGTGGTTTTACCTATGATACACTGGCTGAAGATTGCGATTTAACTATGCGCATATTAAAGTTGGGGTATGTGATAAAGAACTGTGCCGAGGCTGTTGCTTACACCGAAGCGCCGGAAACTATAAACATGTTATTAAAACAACGTTTCCGCTGGAGTTTTGGCGTAATACAAAGCTTTTGGAAAAACCGCGACGCGTTATTTAACAAAAAGTACAAATTCTTCGGGATGGTGGGCATGCCTAATATCCTTATTTTCCAGATAATTTTGCCGTTATTTTCGCCCCTTGCCGATCTGATCATGCTATTGGGCCTTTTTGGCGACAAGCCCGAAAAAATGCTTACTTATTACGTTGCATTTGTATTGATCGATTTCCTGGTTGCTATAATCGCATTCAGGATGGAGAAGGAAGATTACAAAAAGCTTGTATACATTATCCCTCAGCGTTTTATTTGGCGCCAGCTAATGTATTATATCCTGTTCAAATCAATTCGTAAAGCGCTTAAAGGCGAATTAAGTAGTTGGGGTGTATTAAAACGTACAGGTAATGTAAGCCTTAAAAAGGGCGAGTTAGTAGGTGAAGAGCACGAGAAATAA
- a CDS encoding FeoB-associated Cys-rich membrane protein produces MNIQAIIIVILFAAAVFYVGCLLYKSIFAKKGCGSNCKCGVDFSNIDTNKPVR; encoded by the coding sequence ATGAATATACAGGCAATTATTATAGTTATATTATTTGCAGCAGCTGTTTTTTACGTAGGGTGCTTGTTATATAAAAGCATCTTCGCAAAAAAGGGTTGCGGTAGTAACTGTAAATGCGGGGTCGATTTTTCAAATATCGATACAAATAAACCGGTGCGTTAA
- a CDS encoding GIY-YIG nuclease family protein, whose product MTNYNFFTYILTNYNKKVLYTGVTNDLSRRLYEHYFGKNGQSGFTSKYKCFYLIWYERHHYINNAIEREKEIKGWTRIKKVNLIEQENPNWTFLNSDIMEWPPVNTN is encoded by the coding sequence ATGACGAACTATAACTTTTTCACTTATATACTAACAAATTACAACAAAAAGGTGCTTTATACAGGCGTTACAAATGATTTGAGCCGGCGTTTATATGAACACTATTTTGGTAAAAACGGGCAAAGCGGCTTTACATCTAAATACAAATGTTTTTATTTAATATGGTATGAAAGGCATCATTATATTAACAATGCAATTGAAAGAGAAAAAGAAATTAAGGGCTGGACAAGAATAAAAAAAGTAAATTTAATAGAGCAAGAAAACCCAAATTGGACTTTCTTAAACAGTGATATAATGGAATGGCCGCCAGTTAATACAAACTAA